Below is a window of Lodderomyces elongisporus chromosome 3, complete sequence DNA.
TGTACGTGGTTTcgtttgatgatgaaagaATGCATTATACAATTTCTCATAATCAATATCGAGTCGACCAAGTTTGACTTGAACACGCTCtcgttgctgctgcttcaaTGTTTTATTAGCATTTTCTCCACTACCTTCGGCTGGTGCAGTTTCTCTCATCTCCTGAATACCTGTATCACGGATGAACTTCGGTAGCTGAAATGGCGGCCGCTCTACCCCACGTTTGCTTGAAAGATAATCTCGTTTGGATGACCAATGCGACGGTACAGGAATAGCATTAGGAAGTGATTTTAAATGCACGAGAAGGTTCGGTTCATGTGAGTCAGCATCATGGGCCTCAACAAGATCAGGACGATGTGTAAGAATTTTGAGTGAGGATATGGGCACTTTGTTGCGTAGTCGTTGCTGACGACGTGAGAtgtgttgaggttgttcaTTAGAAATATCTTCATTATTATTCCCTACTCCTTCTATTTCATCGTTATCGAGTTCGTCATCACTTGTTATGGGAGATCCAACTGTACTATCGTTTTGGTCTACATTCTCAAACACTGTGATTGTGTCTGAATTGGTATTCCCTGTAACTGTTTCAGTATTGGGGATGTTGAATTTGTTAAGGATGGACTCATACTCttgcaaaagagaagaTTCTTCGACTTTATTGAtatgttcttctttttcgcCATTGATCTGCTCTGCCACTTCTTCTGTGTTTGGTTGTTGTGTCTCCGCTTCATTTCCTTGTTGCTGAATATCCTCATCAACATTTTCCTTCTCATTCTTCTTGTCCTCATCCTTgtcctcatcctcatcctcatccgTCTTCTTATCCTCATTCTTCTTATCCTTCTCCTCATCCGTCCTCTTACcctcatcctcatcattcttcttctccctctccttctctttcaCTTCCACCTCCatgttctctttttgttgctCAGGGTGTTCAGCtacattttgttttagATCCACTTTTGATTGGTCATTGAGCTTTCTCTGTTTTAGTCGCTCGCGCcttatttgatttttgcTTCTCTTGGCCATACTTTGATGAACTTTAATGTATTCTAATGCTTTCAGATGTGTTCTAGTGTGTTCTACTTCTGCTGAGGGGGGAATGAGATTTGCAGCTAAAACTCGAGAAAAGATCTCAAATGcgaattttcttttaagtTAAAGCTACCACTAATGAATAATCCAAACTATTACTACAATCAcccatttttattttaatcgtttctttttttcacaatACCCTCAATTATCTCGTTTACACATATTGTTCATTACAAGGTTTCCTATACATCTTTACTATTCATATCTTTTATGAGCTGATAGTATTCAACcaacaaatcaaatttCAACTCTCTAATCTCAGAGTTTGAAATTTCTTGCTCGTCGCCGTCGACTTCTCCATCACCTAAATGCTCAATCTCCTCTAAAGCTTGTTCAATATTTTTGAGTGGGTTCGGATCTGAGTAATACAATCTGAGCACTATCTCCTCTAGCTCGCCCAATTCGGCGCGCTTAGCTTCTTCCTTTGCCTCATTTATTTTCGATTGCATTGATGGTATTAGCGTCAACACATAAATAGCAAGATCCTTCCATATTTTATCAAAATTATCATATATTGCCATAACCCAACGTGGTCTATCGGTAATTACATATTGATCATCTCTTACTCTATGCACAACGGTTTGCACTATCTTGTCTTGTAAGTTATTCATATAGGTGAATCTCACTTGTGCGAAACCAGCCAAGTTCGGAGCAAACATTACATACATATGGAAGCCAACAATAAATAGTATCAAGTACCTGATCCAATTATTTTTCATGTGTTGGTTCGGCCTGAATCCTAGAATGTATGCTGCAACTCCAACTTttaaagtaaagaaaaataaccATTTCGACGTTGATACTAGTCTTTCCATAACTTCATCCTGAGTTGGATGTAAGTACTGGTGGTTgtgatgctgttgttgttgctgttgttgttgctgctgctgttgttgattatAATGCGGATTATGCTCACTAGGTTCACGTGCATTTGTATATAGCTGAGATGTTTCCTCtgattcttcttcaaattcaatttgTGTTGGTGCTAATTGTGAACCATATTTGGCTTGGATTTTGGAAAGTCCACTCGGACTAAGTAGTAGGTAAGGGTTTCGGTGGCtatactgttgttgttgatcaaCTATAATGCATTCTGATGTATTCAACACAACATCTCCATCAATAACATACTCAATGCCCGACATCGAGAATTCTAATGAAAGATAATGGGAAGTAAATATGTGTAGGTGAATACAAATAGGAGTAATTATACAATAATGACACACAGTCTGGACCATATTGAATATATTTTATTCCAAAAATTAGATAGTTAAATGAGGCGCACAATCTGTCCTCTTTCTCGGATTTGCCAAACTAGTAGTGATACCGCCACTTTAATcagaaacgaaaaaaaataaaaaaaataaaaaaaataaaaaaaataaaataaaataaaagaaataaaaaacaaaaaacaaaagcataGAGAAACACCAACCATGAAGAATGTGAATGAATCTTATACTTGTAAGACaccttctttttggttgttCCAAAGCCAAATCACCACATATCCCTGAActaagataaagaaaaaaaacgaaaaaaaaaacgaaaaggaaaaggaaaaggaaaaagaaaactataTACTATTTGCTGTCtcaaatttcttctttatttttcattcttttttttttggagcTATGTACAAGAAATACTAGTTCACTGCAACCCAGCTTCTTACACTTGAATTGCGTGATACCTCTTTCCTCTAAATCCAAAGACTTGACTATTTATATTAAATGTCTCTGTAGGGTTTGCATCATTGATCTCCGGTTTGGTGCAACCGAATATGTTGTCTGTTGGTTTCATCAAAAGGTCCATATCTTTACTAAAATGTTGTTCCATCCAAGCCATTTCACGTGTAATATCGTTTTTATCGTAACCAGTAACAAAAGCAGCACACTTGGACTCAAGCAAACACTTGATAATCTGTTTCCAGAATACGTCGTTGTATCCAAACCCAGGCTGTCCAAGCATAAATACATCGTAATATGGGTCGAATGGGAATAATGCACCATCGATCAAGTGCTGGTAAGAATGTCGAATAATGGTGATCTGATCATCATAGCGCACTGGTGGCGCATTTTCATTGCCAATAACATAGATTTCAAATCTATTGTTTCCAAATAAATATCCAAGTTGCTTCCATGCTAAGCCTGGCACGTCTCCTTCTCCAATAACAAATATTCTCATCTTCTCCCTCAAGTGGAACTCACTaacatctttcttttgagaGTACAAGGTATAACGCAATGCAGCAATACTCTTTGCACCTTCGAAAGTAATCTCCTTATCCCTGTATGGCGAGTATTGGTGCAATATTGATCCAATTGTGAGTGGATACGTCAAGAGTTTTGAGTAAACACCCGACATAAAGTCATCCATAGGTGGATAGTCTCGTGTGTAGAAATACGTATCCCAACTGGATAAATTCACCGCAAACTCCTTCTCCTGTTCTGCAGGAAATACAATATCAAATTTCCTTTCCCTTTGCTGATGTTCAAATAAGTTGGCTTGCTTCAACACCTCATACCTCTTTTGGCTATGGTAGGCAGTATCCTGTTTCCATGCCTCTTCCGAAGCGTGTGTTGGAATACCAGAATATGGACAAACAAAGCTAACTGGTTTGTGAGTAACTGGACACGATGCTCTAGCTCTGATGACGGCTGAACGTGTTCGTATATCCTCGTGGGGTGATTCGTCCCAGTTGTATAATCTCTGCTCACTATTTTTCGCAGGTGGATCCATAGCAAGCATCTTCCAAAAGAGCGAAAAGCTCCTGCTTTGAGGCTTGAGCTGTTTCACTAACATAATATGGTGATGGCAATAGTTTTGTAAGTACTTGTACCTGTGCTTATGTTGTATAGCTAGACAGATGATTGCTTGCCTAATGCGATGATACTATAGTTTTGATGATCCGACACTTCTatatctgtttttttttctaccTAAGCGCCTCGGGTTTggaaatttttcttttttttttttttttttttctctctgttcttttctcttttttggtttcctTGACCCTTTCTGAAATTTTGTTAGtaactttactttttctgtTCTTGTATCATTATTCTTGGTTATTCAAcctagagagagagagagagagagagagagagaggaagagagagCAACACGGCGGGCGGCGGCCGGACCTGATAACACGCACCTCAAATTTAATATATAAACGTGGTAGTTctaattaaacaaaaatatgCCTACATCTATTTGCTCGTCTCTATTTCAACAAGTTGTTTTAAAGTCTGAAGCAAAATAAGGTTTCCTTCCCCCTTCCCCCTTCCCCCTTCCCTCTTCCCCTCTctccacttttttttctcttattGTTTTGCTCTAAAAAAATCTTCGAGATTAGTGTGAAACGGACGAGGCTCAATTTGCTCAATCAGTATTTCGTGCTTTGGATCACTCGCATCATTGATGATCTCAAACAATCCATGGAAATTTCCAAACAAGTCATATTGTTCAACCAAGTATGTGAAAGAATCCGACCACTTGAGGTGACCGGTTTTGGGACTATACTCTGGACCCGGTATCTTTTCTAATGAAGACACGACGAATTTCCCAAATTGGATTAAATCAAGTGGCTCGAGTGTCACCGCAATATTAGGATAGCCACTTCTCGCTCCCCAATATACACCTTTGTTCATTGGTTTTAGCGTGTATTTACTCAAGTCTAATTTCTCTTGACTTCCTTCAATCAGCTTACATTTAATATCCAGTACATTCTCTTCAACCTTGCGGAACTCTTCTAGCTCACAAAGTTTTGGCACGCCAATAACTATTTGATATTCGCATGTCTTGGTCTCTTGAAAGTCAATAATTTTGTATTGCTCGGCACATTTGTAAACTACATCAATCGTTCGAGGCAGCAAAGTTAAATCACAAATATCACCGTAAAGTGTGTGCTTAATAAATCTTTGATTATCTTCAAAGTAACTAAACTCGCCATCAACAACTGTGAAATCGTCTGGGTCAACCTCAACTGCTTTGGTAATACCCAACTGGTTCTTTGGTCGCACTTTTTTGTAAGGGGCCGTATTTGGGAATTTGCCTAGTACATAGATATGATTTGGCAATTGGGGTCGGTGGTTGCCACTTTTAAAGTCCTTGATATCCTCATGGAATTGTATGACCTTGTCGCCAAAGCAAAAACCCACAGTCCAATAAGCACCTTGAATATTGAATGCAAATACACAATCTCCGTTATCAAGATTCTCTTTAATCAAGTTCAAgctttggtttttggaCTCTGGTGTCAGCGGGGGAGGTCGCGATAGTTGGATGTGTGTGGTGGGTACTTTACACAAATATGACAGGTTCTGGAGTTTCATTACCTCATATCCTTCATTCGATGTGAGATAATTGGGGATTTGTGCCCATGGTATTTGAGCCGGCTCAAATATTATCCTATCTTTTGGTTCTAGGGCCGCTACAACCAATGCAAATAGTAAAATCCAGATCATTGTTGGCATAGCACCCAGACTTGTTAATCTGTATAGAATCAAGTACTgcgtatgtatgtatgtatgtatgtatattgtttttaataTCGGAGTTCCCACAATTCAAGTCTGGCTATGCGGGTTTGCGAAAGAGAGAACGAGAGTGTGTTTTAGGAGTGGTAGAAGGAGAGAAAgtgagaaagagagagactaacaaaaaaagaacaaaagaaaggagCAAAAGCGCTAATTACTCAACATGCCTCATAA
It encodes the following:
- a CDS encoding uncharacterized protein (BUSCO:EOG09263QUM), with the protein product MAKRSKNQIRRERLKQRKLNDQSKVDLKQNVAEHPEQQKENMEVEVKEKEREKKNDEDEGKRTDEEKDKKNEDKKTDEDEDEDKDEDKKNEKENVDEDIQQQGNEAETQQPNTEEVAEQINGEKEEHINKVEESSLLQEYESILNKFNIPNTETVTGNTNSDTITVFENVDQNDSTVGSPITSDDELDNDEIEGVGNNNEDISNEQPQHISRRQQRLRNKVPISSLKILTHRPDLVEAHDADSHEPNLLVHLKSLPNAIPVPSHWSSKRDYLSSKRGVERPPFQLPKFIRDTGIQEMRETAPAEGSGENANKTLKQQQRERVQVKLGRLDIDYEKLYNAFFHHQTKPRTSQFGELYEEGKEMIDEMTNQVKNYRPGVISLELRRALGMNEHDLNVAPAWITIMKDIGKPPSYEDLIIPGIDIRYDNLGYRDKHGGDFGGNVKYWGRIRNNIDEEEGEEDDDDDEEEDEDAEEDDENDGEEEEEDEDEEVVDVNGGETKQMFNGERGKDDKVRKVANDYERKIKADSASQKSNMLTEDKEKQSLTDILSDVGDAEDKKKKTDAQEFLYKVLTEKKADGMTSHTYDL
- the MSS51 gene encoding translational activator for mitochondrial COX1 (BUSCO:EOG09261OKK) is translated as MLVKQLKPQSRSFSLFWKMLAMDPPAKNSEQRLYNWDESPHEDIRTRSAVIRARASCPVTHKPVSFVCPYSGIPTHASEEAWKQDTAYHSQKRYEVLKQANLFEHQQRERKFDIVFPAEQEKEFAVNLSSWDTYFYTRDYPPMDDFMSGVYSKLLTYPLTIGSILHQYSPYRDKEITFEGAKSIAALRYTLYSQKKDVSEFHLREKMRIFVIGEGDVPGLAWKQLGYLFGNNRFEIYVIGNENAPPVRYDDQITIIRHSYQHLIDGALFPFDPYYDVFMLGQPGFGYNDVFWKQIIKCLLESKCAAFVTGYDKNDITREMAWMEQHFSKDMDLLMKPTDNIFGCTKPEINDANPTETFNINSQVFGFRGKRYHAIQV
- the YOS9 gene encoding Protein OS-9 (BUSCO:EOG09264C3V), with amino-acid sequence MIWILLFALVVAALEPKDRIIFEPAQIPWAQIPNYLTSNEGYEVMKLQNSSYLCKVPTTHIQLSRPPPSTPESKNQSLNLIKENLDNGDCVFAFNIQGAYWTVGFCFGDKVIQFHEDIKDFKSGNHRPQLPNHIYVLGKFPNTAPYKKVRPKNQLGITKAVEVDPDDFTVVDGEFSYFEDNQRFIKHTLYGDICDLTLSPRTIDVVYKCAEQYKIIDFQETKTCEYQIVIGVPKLCELEEFRKVEENVSDIKCKSIEGSQEKLDLSKYTLKPMNKGVYWGARSGYPNIAVTLEPLDLIQFGKFVVSSLEKIPGPEYSPKTGHLKWSDSFTYLVEQYDLFGNFHGLFEIINDASDPKHEISIEQIEPRPFHTNLEDFFRAKQ